One region of Mycobacterium riyadhense genomic DNA includes:
- a CDS encoding NUDIX domain-containing protein: MPKLSAGLLLYRARAGVVEVLIAHPGGPFWARKDEGAWSIPKGEYTDGDDPWVAAQREFGEEIGLPVPDGPHIDFGSVKQPGGKVVTVYAVRGDLDVTCARSNTFEMEWPKGSGKLREFPEVDRVGWFPVARARAKLLKGQRAILDRLMNDPVVAGLTEG, from the coding sequence ATGCCCAAGCTCAGCGCCGGTCTGCTGTTATACCGGGCGCGCGCGGGGGTCGTCGAAGTCCTGATCGCTCATCCGGGCGGGCCGTTTTGGGCCCGAAAGGACGAGGGCGCCTGGTCAATTCCGAAAGGTGAGTACACCGACGGCGACGATCCGTGGGTGGCCGCCCAACGCGAGTTCGGCGAGGAGATCGGGTTGCCGGTGCCTGACGGGCCGCACATCGACTTCGGTTCGGTGAAACAACCCGGCGGCAAGGTGGTCACCGTGTATGCCGTCCGCGGCGACCTCGACGTCACCTGCGCGCGCAGCAACACCTTCGAAATGGAGTGGCCCAAGGGTTCGGGCAAGCTGAGGGAGTTCCCCGAAGTCGACCGGGTGGGCTGGTTTCCGGTGGCGCGGGCGCGCGCCAAGCTGCTCAAGGGTCAGCGCGCCATTCTGGATCGGTTGATGAACGATCCGGTGGTCGCCGGGTTAACCGAAGGCTAA